Proteins encoded by one window of Amaranthus tricolor cultivar Red isolate AtriRed21 chromosome 4, ASM2621246v1, whole genome shotgun sequence:
- the LOC130809692 gene encoding proteasome subunit beta type-1-like, which yields MNGLDTSTKLSHSLPPQHQQPQSHPSPPPGSAAGRRGQPWSSRATPCSFIYIFVKHLMVFHLLLERKQPIRLITITKSISTLLHSLRFKLVHSLSSFSHLFLFLIDSNTMTKQNANWSPYDFNGGTCVAVAGADYCVIAADTRMSTGYNILTRDYSKICKLADKSLLASSGFQADVRALQKHLEARHLIYQHQHNKQMSCPAMAQLLSNTLYYKRFFPYYAFNVLGGLDNEGKGCVFTYDAVGSYEKVGYSAQGSGQKLIIPFLDNQLKSPSPLLLPVQDAVTPLSETEAIDLVKTAFASAAERDIMTGDKLEIVVINKEGLHREFMDLRKD from the exons ATGAATGGACTGGACACCAGTACCAAATTGTCACACTCCTTACCGCCTCAACACCAACAGCCACAGAGCCACCCATCGCCGCCACCTGGGTCAGCTGCTGGCAGGCGTGGTCAGCCATGGTCATCCAGGGccactccttgttcattcatctaCATATTTGTTAAACATCTCATGGTCTTCCATCTTCTACTTG AAAGAAAGCAGCCTATAAGACTAATCACCATAACAAAAAGCATTAGCACACTGCTCCATTCCCTTCGATTCAAACTTGTTCATTCTCTTTCATCCTTCTCTCACTTGTTCCTTTTTTTGATCGATTCAAATACCATGACGAAGCAAAATGCTAACTGGTCTCCCTATGATTTTAACGGAGG AACTTGTGTAGCAGTAGCAGGAGCAGATTACTGTGTTATCGCTGCTGATACGCGAATGTCAACTGGCTATAACATCCTTACACGCGATTACTCCAAGATTTGCAAGCT TGCTGACAAAAGTCTACTGGCGTCATCTGGATTTCAAGCTGATGTGAGGGCCTTACAAAAGCATTTAGAAGCAAGGCATCTG ATCTATCAGCACCAGCACAACAAGCAGATGAGCTGCCCTGCAATGGCCCAGCTCCTTTCAAACACTCTTTACTATAAACGTTTCTTCCCTTACTATGCTTTCAATGTATTGGGTGGCCTTGACAATGAAG GCAAGGGGTGTGTTTTTACTTATGATGCGGTGGGTTCCTATGAGAAGGTTGGATACAGTGCTCAGGGTTCTGGTCAGAAGCTTATCATACCTTTCCTTGATAACCAGCTAAAGTCTCCCAGCCCTCTTCTATTACCGGTGCAG GATGCTGTGACCCCTCTGTCAGAAACTGAAGCAATTGATTTGGTGAAAACTGCCTTCGCATCCGCTGCTGAGAGGGACATTATGACT GGTGACAAGCTGGAGATAGTTGTCATCAACAAAGAGGGCCTCCACCGGGAATTCATGGATCTTAGGAAAGATTAG